One part of the Bacillus thermozeamaize genome encodes these proteins:
- a CDS encoding phosphotriesterase, giving the protein MTPNVRTVTGEISPEQLGVTLMHEHFLFGYPGYAGDVTLGPFRHEEAMQACLAVAERLKSHGVKTVVDATTNEAGRNPEFLRELSERSGLQIVCSTGYYYEGEGAPAYFKFRRAFSDIQQEVYEMMMTEITVGIAGTGIKAGVIKLASSKGQITDYEQVFFRAAARVQRETGVPIITHTQEGTMGPEQAELLISEGADPGRIMIGHMDGSTDLSYHLRTLKKGVLIAFDRIGLQKVVGMPMDEERLACLFGLIGAGYDNRLMLSHDTITVWLGRPYTPNEVAKKLLAHWTPTHLFENILPALRRGGVTEASIQKMLVENPKRLFGGNQ; this is encoded by the coding sequence ATGACCCCAAACGTGCGGACCGTGACGGGGGAGATTTCCCCTGAGCAGTTGGGTGTGACGCTGATGCATGAGCATTTTCTGTTCGGTTATCCGGGGTATGCGGGGGATGTGACGTTGGGGCCGTTCCGGCACGAGGAGGCCATGCAGGCCTGCCTGGCGGTGGCTGAGCGGCTGAAAAGCCATGGGGTGAAGACGGTGGTGGATGCCACGACCAATGAGGCGGGCAGAAACCCTGAATTCCTGAGAGAACTGTCCGAACGAAGCGGTTTGCAGATCGTCTGTTCCACCGGATATTACTATGAAGGCGAAGGGGCGCCCGCCTATTTCAAGTTTCGCCGGGCGTTCAGCGATATCCAGCAGGAAGTGTATGAAATGATGATGACAGAGATCACCGTGGGAATTGCCGGGACAGGGATCAAGGCAGGCGTGATCAAGCTGGCCTCCAGCAAAGGTCAAATCACCGATTACGAGCAGGTGTTTTTCCGGGCGGCGGCCCGGGTGCAGCGGGAGACGGGCGTGCCGATCATCACCCATACCCAGGAGGGAACGATGGGGCCTGAACAGGCGGAACTGCTGATTTCCGAAGGGGCCGACCCCGGCCGCATCATGATCGGGCACATGGATGGCAGCACCGACCTTTCCTATCACCTGCGGACCCTGAAAAAGGGGGTGTTGATCGCTTTTGACCGGATCGGTCTGCAGAAGGTGGTGGGGATGCCGATGGACGAGGAACGTCTGGCCTGCCTCTTCGGCCTGATCGGTGCAGGATACGACAATCGGCTGATGCTCTCGCACGACACGATTACCGTCTGGCTGGGGCGGCCCTATACACCCAATGAGGTGGCGAAAAAGCTTCTGGCCCACTGGACGCCGACGCATCTTTTTGAAAACATCCTGCCGGCGCTCCGGCGAGGGGGTGTGACAGAAGCATCCATTCAAAAGATGCTGGTGGAAAATCCGAAGCGTCTGTTTGGCGGAAATCAGTGA
- a CDS encoding long-chain fatty acid--CoA ligase (activates fatty acids by binding to coenzyme A), producing MPFDRHFPFWPSRLPKSLDYPQVPLWDFLETSARRYPHKPAIIYYGNRISYRQLKQEAEQVAAGLAAKGVRKGDRVALYMQNAPQFIIAFYGILRANAMVVPLNPMLLENEIDYMLRDSGAKVIFVGQDLAGRVMAIKDRIRALDVVTVTYRDYLNEEPEIPAPDFVRAPQRTVPGTMSWREFLSSAAQVPELEVGSEDWAVLPYTSGSTGMPKGCIHTHASVIATIVGAAYWNNVAPSAVSLAVLPLFHVTGLQHCMNTPIFVGATIVLLSRWDRDVAAMCIEKYGCTHWVNISTMVVDFLANPKLDQYDLSSLRSVSGGGAPLPEAVGERLFQKLGIRYMEGYGMTETISQTHSNPPDRPKLQCLGVPAPDTDCKVLELGTDRELGPGEEGEIVVSGPQVMKGYWNKPEETEKAFVTIDGKRFLRTGDIGRYDEEGYFFIVDRAKRMINASGFKVWPTEVESVLYKHPAVAEACVVATPDERRGENVKAFVVLRPEYEGKVTEEDIIQWSREQMAAYKYPRVVEFIKELPKSGSGKILWRVLQDREFGREAK from the coding sequence TCCGCACAAACCGGCCATCATTTATTACGGAAACAGGATTTCGTATCGGCAGTTGAAGCAGGAAGCGGAACAGGTAGCCGCCGGCCTGGCGGCCAAAGGCGTGAGAAAAGGGGACCGGGTGGCCCTGTACATGCAGAATGCGCCGCAGTTTATCATCGCCTTTTACGGCATTTTGCGGGCCAATGCCATGGTGGTGCCGCTCAATCCGATGCTTTTGGAAAATGAAATCGATTACATGCTGCGGGACAGCGGCGCCAAAGTAATCTTTGTCGGGCAGGATCTGGCCGGACGTGTCATGGCCATCAAGGATCGTATACGAGCGCTTGACGTGGTGACGGTGACGTATCGCGATTACCTGAACGAGGAGCCGGAGATTCCGGCGCCGGATTTTGTCCGGGCGCCGCAACGGACGGTTCCGGGGACGATGTCCTGGCGGGAGTTTCTGTCTTCTGCCGCCCAAGTGCCGGAACTGGAGGTGGGGTCTGAAGATTGGGCCGTGTTGCCTTATACCTCCGGTTCCACCGGGATGCCGAAAGGGTGCATCCATACGCATGCCTCTGTGATTGCCACGATCGTGGGTGCCGCATATTGGAACAACGTTGCGCCGAGCGCGGTGAGCCTGGCGGTCCTTCCTCTCTTTCATGTTACCGGTTTGCAGCATTGCATGAATACCCCGATTTTTGTCGGGGCGACGATTGTCCTCCTCAGCCGCTGGGATCGGGACGTGGCGGCCATGTGCATCGAGAAGTATGGTTGCACCCACTGGGTGAATATCAGCACGATGGTGGTGGATTTTCTGGCCAATCCGAAGTTGGATCAGTACGATTTGAGTTCCCTGAGGTCGGTCAGCGGCGGTGGCGCGCCGCTGCCGGAAGCCGTGGGAGAGCGCCTGTTTCAGAAGCTGGGGATCCGGTATATGGAAGGGTACGGGATGACGGAAACCATCTCGCAAACCCACAGCAATCCGCCGGACCGGCCCAAGTTGCAGTGCCTTGGCGTCCCCGCCCCCGACACCGATTGCAAGGTGCTGGAGCTGGGCACCGACCGGGAACTGGGTCCAGGCGAGGAAGGGGAGATCGTGGTCAGCGGGCCGCAGGTGATGAAGGGTTACTGGAACAAGCCGGAGGAGACGGAGAAGGCCTTCGTCACGATTGACGGGAAGCGGTTCCTGAGGACGGGGGATATCGGCCGTTATGATGAAGAAGGGTACTTCTTCATCGTCGACCGGGCCAAGCGGATGATCAACGCATCCGGGTTCAAGGTCTGGCCGACTGAGGTGGAAAGCGTCCTGTACAAACACCCTGCGGTGGCGGAGGCTTGCGTGGTGGCCACCCCTGATGAGCGGCGCGGGGAAAACGTCAAGGCGTTTGTGGTGTTACGGCCGGAATATGAAGGCAAGGTGACGGAGGAGGACATCATTCAGTGGAGCCGGGAGCAGATGGCGGCATACAAATATCCTCGCGTCGTGGAGTTTATCAAGGAGCTGCCGAAAAGCGGCAGCGGTAAGATCCTCTGGCGCGTGTTGCAGGATCGGGAATTTGGCCGCGAGGCGAAGTGA